The Arthrobacter zhaoxinii sequence CCGCCGGTCACGGTCTTGGATACGAACACGGTTTCACCCATCAGGTAGTGGATCTCGTGAATGCGATCTCCGCCGGCAGCACGCCGTCGCCGTCTTTTGCAGAGGCCCTGCAGGTGCAAAAAATCCTGCACGCCGTAGAGCAGAGTGCAGAAGCCGAATCGGTTTGGCAGCATGTCTGAGCCGCTCAACCCAATCCTTACGAAAGAGACTCCATGAAAAACAAACAGGCCCTGGTCGTCCGAGGCGGCTGGGACGGCCACCAGCCGGTTGAAGCCACGGAGCGGTTCATCCCGTTCCTCAGGGACCGGGGGTTCGATATCCGGATTGAGGAATCACCCAAGGTCTATGCAGACGCCGACTATATGTCCGGGGTGGATCTCATCATGCAGTGCAACACGATGAACACCATCGAAAAGGACGAGTTCCGCGGCCTCCGGACGGCAATAGAAGCCGGTACCGGCCTGGCTGGATGGCACGGCGGAATCGCTGATTCCTACCGCAACGAATCCGACTACCTTCACCTGATCGGCGGTCAGTTCGCGTGCCATCCCGGTAAGCATCCGGAAGAGAGAACCGGGGAACAGTCCGACAATTACGTGCCCTACCGGGTGAATATGCTGCCCGCCGCCGCTGACCACCCCATCACCGCCGGAATAGCGGACTTCGATCTCGTCACCGAGCAGTACTGGGTACTTGCGGACGATTACATCGACGTCCTGGCAACCACAACCCAGGCCGTCCGGGAATGGGATCCCTGGAACCGGCCGGTAACCTCCCCGGCCATCTGGACCAGGCAATGGGGCAAAGGCCGGATTTTCGTCTCGACGCCGGGGCACCGCGTGGAGATTCTCGACGATCCAAACGTGCGTCTTATCATCGAAAGGGGTTTGCTGTGGGCGAGCCGTTGAACGTCGGAATCATCGGATGCGGCGCGATTGCAGCGCAGTACCTGAATACCTTTCCCTCCCTGGGGTCCATCCGCCTCCAGGCGGTCGCGGACCTGGACCCCCGCCGCGCAGCAGCCGTCGCAGACTCTTCCGAAAACGTCCGCGCACTGTCCGTCGATGAGCTATTGGCTGATCCCGAGATAGACACGGTCCTTAACCTCACCATTCCTGCCGCTCACGCGGAGGTCGCAGCGCAGGCCATTGCTGCGGGAAAGCACGTCTACGGCGAGAAGCCCCTGGCTGCGGAGACAACCTCTGCACGGCACGTACTCGAACTGGCGGAGAACGCCGGGGTCCGGGTCGGCTGCGCTCCTGACACGGTTCTCGGCACGGGGATCCAGACCGCGCGCAAAGCCGTCGACGACGGCCTGATCGGCCGTCCCGTCGCCGCCGTCGCAACCATGGTCACGCCCGGCCACGAGCGGTGGCACCCCAACCCGGACTTCTACTACGTACCGGGAGGAGGGCCGCTCCTGGACATGGGCCCGTACTACGTCACGGCTTTGGTCACCCTGCTCGGGCCGGTCACTTCCGTGATCGGCTCCGCCAGCCACCTGCGCGAACACCGGACAATCGGGACAGGTCCGCGGGCCGGCAAATCGGTGCCGGTGTCAGTCGATACCCATGTCACCGGTGTGCTTGTTCATGAGTCCGGCGCACTGTCCACACTGATCATGAGCTTCGATGCCGTGCAGACCCGTGCTTCCAACATCGAGCTGCACGGTGAGGAGGCGACCCTGACCGTGCCTGATCCGAATTATTTCGACGGCGACGTCTCCATCTGCACGCTTGCGGGCCGGGACAACGGGTGGGACGCCCTCCCCGCCAGCGCGGGGTACATCGGTGCAGGCCGTGGTTACGGCCTCGCCGACATGGCCCTCACCCCGGCCGGCGAACAGCACCGCGCCAACGGCCAGCTGGCCTATCACGTACTCGACGTCATGGAATCGCTGCTGCGGTCGGCGGCAGAGGGAACCTCGGTTCCGGTGCAAAGCACCGCACAGAGGCCAAAGGCAGTTCCGCTCACGTCACTGTCCCGGCTCGCCGTCCCGTAAGTAGTTCCCGAAGCCTGTTTCGGGGCATGGGGAGGACTGCTCTCCATGCCCCGTCGGACGGCCGGCGGGCGGGCAGCCACCAAAACTTATGCCTTTACGGGCATGTATCGCTTTTGTATCAACACGG is a genomic window containing:
- a CDS encoding Gfo/Idh/MocA family protein, translated to MGEPLNVGIIGCGAIAAQYLNTFPSLGSIRLQAVADLDPRRAAAVADSSENVRALSVDELLADPEIDTVLNLTIPAAHAEVAAQAIAAGKHVYGEKPLAAETTSARHVLELAENAGVRVGCAPDTVLGTGIQTARKAVDDGLIGRPVAAVATMVTPGHERWHPNPDFYYVPGGGPLLDMGPYYVTALVTLLGPVTSVIGSASHLREHRTIGTGPRAGKSVPVSVDTHVTGVLVHESGALSTLIMSFDAVQTRASNIELHGEEATLTVPDPNYFDGDVSICTLAGRDNGWDALPASAGYIGAGRGYGLADMALTPAGEQHRANGQLAYHVLDVMESLLRSAAEGTSVPVQSTAQRPKAVPLTSLSRLAVP
- a CDS encoding ThuA domain-containing protein gives rise to the protein MKNKQALVVRGGWDGHQPVEATERFIPFLRDRGFDIRIEESPKVYADADYMSGVDLIMQCNTMNTIEKDEFRGLRTAIEAGTGLAGWHGGIADSYRNESDYLHLIGGQFACHPGKHPEERTGEQSDNYVPYRVNMLPAAADHPITAGIADFDLVTEQYWVLADDYIDVLATTTQAVREWDPWNRPVTSPAIWTRQWGKGRIFVSTPGHRVEILDDPNVRLIIERGLLWASR